AGACTGGATTGGAAGATTTACGTGTGCCCAGAAATAAAGCGCTCCGATGCCCGGATTATCCGCTGTAAATTTGTCTGCGCTGATCGCTGACGGATAAGGGTTACCGATTAAATTCCATTTGCCGCTTACAACAGCAGCCGGAATATTCCCGTTATTTGGAATACCTGTAAAAGTCCCAATAAAATCAGCTTTCACATTGATATCATAATTCTGCGGAGCCCTGATGCTGTATCCTTTTCCTATCACCATCGGAGTTATTCCGTTGTAGTCAATTGTCCAGCCGCCGCTAGGATCATAAGTGTAATACTTGTCTCCTAAAGTGCCCGGAGAGAATTCATGCATGCTGAAACCTGTTCTCGTCACCGGCATTGACCAGTAGGTTAAATCGTAACGTCGCACAGAGATTTTTCTTTTATAAACAATCTCTCCTGTGTTTACGGCATTTGTAGTCTGCACTAAACTTGCACCGCTTTCAAAAACCAGTTTTCCGTTTGAGCTTACCTCATTGGTAATCGTTAATGTAATACCTTCTGGAACCGTAACTACCGGATCGCCTGTAGCATTAGGAATACTGATGGTAAGTCTACAAGCTTCCATATCTGCTGCAAAAGGATTTCCAACTGTCGAAGCGATAATCACACTTTTAGAACTGCTAGGAAGTCCATTAGACCAGCCTGTACTTGTCCATGTTGTTGATGATTGGTCTCCAATACTTACCGCTCCAGTTTGTGCTGATGCACAAGTTGTAGCGGTTTGAACTGTAAAATAATACGTTCCTTGAGCCAAACCTGTTATCGTTGTTGTTGTTCCTGAACCAGGAATACTTGCCGTTGCAGTACCTGATTGATTAATTTGCCATGATCCTGATGGTAGACCACTTAATGCTACAGTTCCTTGACTTAAACAAGTTACGTCAGTTTTAGTTCCTACCGTTGGTGTTGTTGCTATTGAACGTACTGTAACTGTCCAACTACCAGTTGATAATGTTGGACTAGTGTTACACGCACCATCGTTTGCGAACCTTGTATATGTAGTTGTTGTGGCTAATCCCGCTGGAGGTGTATAGGTTGCACTATTTGAACCAGCAATATCAACTCCGCCAGCTTGCCATTTATATGTAATTGTTCCGTTACCGCCACTTGCGGCTGTATCACTTCCAATTTGAGAAGGATTCTGTCCCAAGCAGATTGTTTGACCAGTTGTCTGAATTGCTCCAGCTGTAAATTGTGGACGAACGGTTACAGCCCAAACATTTGTAGAGCTTGTAAATGCATTACAAGTTCCATCTTTTGCCTGACGTCTGTACCACGTACTTACTGTCAATCCTGGTGCTGGTGTATAATTTTGTGTATCGCTCGAAATTGTTGTCGGTGAGGTAAATGCAGCATCCGTACTACTCTGCCATCTATATGTGATTGTTCCGTCGCCACCACTTGCTGCTGTAGTGCCTCCAATTTGAGAAGGATTTTGTCCATAACAAATCGTTTGTCCAGTTGACTGAATTGCTCCTGCCGTAAATTGAGGACGAACAGTTATTGTAGCGCCTGCTGATATATCAGCTACCGTTGCAGTGCAATTTGCATCACTTAAAGCTGTAATTTCATACGTCGTTGTACTCGTTGGGTTAACGTTTACTGTATATGGATTTGTACTAGTCGAAAAAGTACCTGAAGAACCTCCATAAGTATACCATATATTCCAAGGTCCTGTTCCTGTAAATGCAACAGAAACTGGTGTACTTACTCCGTAACAAGTAGTTGTCGTACCACTTATAGTTGCTGTAGGACGAGGTCTCACCGTAATTACAGCACTTCCTGTCATATCTCCTGCTGCTGCTGTACAATTTGCATCGCTTAATGCGGTAACAGTATAAGTTGTATTAGCTGTTGGATTAACATTAAAGGTATATGGACTCGCTGTAATATTAGTAACATTTGTAGTAGCTGAACCATTCGAATAACTCAGACTCCAAGGTGCTGTTCCTGTTAAAGCAACAGAAACTGTTGTGCTTCCACCGTTGCAGATAGCTGTTGTACCACTTACTACTGCTGTAGGTCGTGGGTTTACTTTTATCAAAATAATAGGTGAAGTACTTGTGCAAGTACCGGAAGTAACTACCCTTCTGTAATACATGCTTTGTGTTAAAACTCCAGGGGTATAATTTTTAGCGTTAGCACCTGTAATAGGTGCAAAGGTTCCAGTAGCCGATGTACTGCTTTGCCATTGATAACTATAACCACCAGCACCACTTGGATCACTTCCTGTTATTTCTCCAGGTGCCGTTCCTGAACATATTGCTTGTGAGTAATAAGCAATTACTCTTAAATATTTATAAGTATTTACACAAGGATCTGGTAAAAAATTTGTATTAGTTGCTCTAATTTTAACTGTACCTGAATTACCCAACAATCTACCTTCAACAAAACTTTGGCTACTTGGAGCATGACAAGTATAATTTATTGAAAAAGAGGGACAGCTTCCATTCGCTGTTCCATAACTAGCAAAACTTACAGTATTAAAATAAGTTCCTGTTGGAGCTATAAAATCTGTATCATTAGTATTATCTTCTGGAGCATTTATACAAATAAAACCTGATGTACCATTTGAATAGGTAATAGTGTTATTACCAACTCCAACAGTTATTGTCCCGCTTGTAGTTGCTGCAGTACAAGAATTTCCTGTAGTCGTAACATTATATGTAAATTGGCCACTTACCGTAGGAGTACCACTAATTGTTAAGGTAGTTCCAGAAACAGCATAAGTAACTCCAGCTGGCAATCCTGTAATTGTTGCTCCTGTGGCTCCTCCTCCCAATGTCATTGTAATATTTGACATCGCATTGTTTTGACAAACGGTTCGATTCGCTCCTGCTGATATAGTGTGAACAGAGTTAATAGTTACTGTTCCACCTAAACTGGCAGCAGTACATGGCGTTGTCTGCCCTGTAGTAGCAACACTGTAAGTTCCTCCTGCTGTAGGAGTACCACTTATTGTAACTGTACTTCCGCTTACATTTGAAGTCAAACCAGCTGGAAGACCTGTGACATTTACGCCTGTTGCTCCTCCACCAAAAGTATATACTATGTTTGTTATTGCTGTTCCTGGACAAACTGTAGGTGATGCTGTTCCGCTTGTTAATACTAAAGTAGGCGCTGGATTTATTGTAATTGTACCATTTGCGGTAGTAGCTGTACACGGAGATGCTTGTCCTGTTGTTGTAACAGTGTAAGTTCCACCTGCTGTTGGCGTCCCACTTATTGTCAATGCATTTCCACTTATATTTGAAGTCAAACCTGCTGGAAGATTAGTGACGCTTGCACTAGTAGCGCCTCCTCCAAAGGTATAAACAATATTTGTAATTGCAGATCCTGAACAAACTGTTTGCGATGCAGTACCACCTGACCTAGTTAAAGTTGCTGCTGGATTTGTCGTAATAGAAATTGGATCGCTGCTGTATGAACACGATGCACTCGTAGCTGAAGTTACAGTTCTTCTATAATAAGTAATATTTTGAGTCGCATTACCTGTGATAGCAGCTGGAGTATAATCTTCACTAGTCATTCCTGTACCAGTAGTAACGTTTGACCATGGCCCCGTAGCACTTGATGAAGATTCCCATTGAAATCTTACAGTAGGATTTACTGTAGTACCATTATATTGATAAGCAGATCCGTCTATCAATCCAGGAGTGGTGCCGCTACAAACAGTAGTCGTTGCTGGCGCAGTTATTGTGTTAGAACTGGCATTAAAAGGCGTCATACTAAATTCTACTACGTTACTTCCTCCGTTTTCATAATAATCAAGTACTAGGACACTACTTCCCGTAAGATTAACAAATACATTTGAATAAGTTGTAGCCGATTGTTCCTGCCATTGGTTAACAACCCTTACACCATCAACATACAATCTAACACCATCATCACCTCTTACCGTAACCATATAACAGCCGGTTTTTGTTGATCTCATCCTGTAACGTACTGCAAATTGTTCTGTACGGATAGAACCTCTCTGAGCTCCACCTGAAAGAACTGGAAAACAAACATCATTACCTCCAAAATTTTGAGTAATAGATTCTCCTGGTTCATTATAGTAACCTACATATTCTGCCCCACTAAAAGGAGTTGTTGTAGTAACAGAAGTAGGTGAAGTACCACCGGGAGGCGTAGTAGCACTTGTCCAATTATAAATGTGCCCTCTCCAAGTATTATCAGTTGTCCCTGCTAATGTCTGATCATCTAAAGTATTTCCAACGGAATTTAAAGAAAGTGTTAATCCTCCAGTTCCTGCAATTCCATTATTAGAACAACTTCCTGTAGATACAACAACCTTTACCTGTCCTGAATATGGTGCAACCCAATTAGTAATAGTAGCTCCCGCACTACCTGTATTGGTTGCGGCAGGTGAAACATCTGCATCCGTATTCGCATTCAAAATATTTATTTTTTCATTATTTCCTGAAAAAATATCCCCAACTTGAAATGTATAAGTATACCCTTGAATAACATTTAACAATGCGTACTGACCAGCACTAATATTTGCTGTTGTCTGTGTATTATTTGAATCAACACAAAATGAATACGTAGATCCTATCTGAGAAATTGGAGTATTGTTACCATTAATTGTAAAAGTTGCTGACGTTCTCGTACATGATGCATTTCCTGAAGAAGCATAAAAAGTAGTTGTTCCTACCGTATTAGTATCTGCCAATCCTCCTGTAACTCCTACAGGATTAAAAGGAGAACCTCCTCCAATCAATGTCCCTCCCGAATTGTACCACAAAACTGGAGATAAAGTAACCTGTCCTCCTGCTGGAGGCGTCACAGTCCACGCATAACTACCTGAATATGTTCCTGTTGTTGATGACCAAGTAGTAGAGACTAAGGTATATACAACACCAGCCGTTAAAGTTGTCGTCAATCTAGGTTCTGTTTGTGCTGCTCCATCATCATCAGAGCCTACAACCCAACCCGCTGAGCAAGTCCCTGGTGTAAGACCGGCTGTATATATATATGCCATTCCATCATAAGAATTGGTATCTGTCATTTTGAAGGTATAATTTCCTGTTGTGTTCACAGTAAAATTAACGGAATTATAATTTCTTGATACTGTTCCATCAAATGAACAAGTCGTAGAATTTACCATACCACCTGCAGGCATATTAGCAGTTGGATCAGCAGCTCCATTCCAAGATCCCGAAAATGTATTTGATGTAGTTGCTCCACTTGACGAAGCTGTTAAAGTCCCTGAACCACCTTGGCAGATTGTAGCCGGTGTAGTAGTAGTTGGAAAACAAACTGTACCAGTAAATGTAAAATCATTAATACTATATTGCCTTGTTCCACTTCCTCCCCAAGCATAAACTCTAAAAGTTATCGAACTTGTAATACCTTGATATGAAGTTCCAGATAATGAAATTGTTCCTCCTGAAGATCCTGGAGTTGCAATATTAGCGACATACCCATCAATACTTGATCTTACGGCAAAATTTGTAACACTCGATCCACTTCCTCCAGTTTGAGCACTATATACGAGAGTTACAAAGTTTATTGAATTTCCAGCACTAGGAGTTAATGTGAACTCAAAATAATTATTTAAAACAATATTATTTGCACCTGTAGTTCCACTCCATCCTGATGCATTAAATCTGTCATTACCATTTGCCGCTACTAAACTTGTACCAGAAAGTGTTGATCGCGAAATTCCCGAAACAGTAATACCTGGAGCAACTATTTGTCCCGTTGTATATGGACTTGTATTACCTGGATTATTACCATCAATATTGTTATTCCACAAAACCTGCCCAAAACCAGCAGTATGCAAAAAAATAAAAAATAAAAACGAGTAAAGTAATTTTCTCATCATATTCAGTAGGTATTTGTTTTAAATTTGTTTTTGGCTGCTAAAAAGCAAAAAAGGCAATATTTCTTACATACGAAGAACTGTGGCTTTTGGTTTTTTAACTCGAATCTAAATGTTAAAATTCTGGTTTTCAGCAGAATCAATGAAATGTTAAATTCTCGTACAAAAATATCTAAATTAGGCTAATACGCAAGGTTATAATTTATTTCTTTTTATAATATTTTAACAAAATTTAGAATTATTTTACAACTTATTGACTATTACTACATTTAATCGTTAAAACGCATGAAAAACCCGACGAAATGCACTTTCACTATCAAAGAAGCTTTACAGAAATTAGAGCATTTTTGTGCCTATCAAGAGCGTTGCCACCAAGAAGTTGTGGAAAAATTATATAGTTTAAAGATGACTTCAGATGAAATTGATTCCGTTATAGTACAGCTGATAGAAGGGAATTTTCTTAACGAAACTCGTTTTGCCTGTAGTTTTGCACGTGGCAAACACCGAATCAAACATTGGGGTAAGATTAGAATTACAAGCGAACTAAAAGCAAGGCAAATTTCATCGACGAACATCACTTTGGCTTTAAAAGAAATTTCATCGGAAGAATATTTTGAAACTTTTGAAAATCTAGCCGACAGATGCTGGAACAATTTGACCGAAACCAATCTTTTGAAGAAGCGAAAAAAGTTTTGCGATTATATGCTTCGAAGAGGTTACGAAAGCAATTTGGTTTACGAAAAAGTACAAGAATTGGAAAAAAAGTAGAATGCCATTTTCTATTCCAAAAAGAGTTTCTTCTAACTCTTTCAAAATCATTTTCATCTACTTAAAAGATATATAAATTCCTTACAGAAATCCCAACAACTTTCGGTTGTAAAATATTCCTTTTTTGAAGAATTTATATCAAACGCGACGTTTTTTAGTCTAAAATCTCAAAAGAGCCCGTCGAAAAACGTTAAAATTTACGATTATTCTTATATTTTATTTTAACATTTTATAAGAATATTTGGCGAACATTAAAATTTTTAATGTAGTTCGTCGAGTATTTTAACAACTCATCGAAAAACTCCCCATTCTAAAAACCTTACCAATTTCCAGCTCGTAGATGTGTTTATATTTGCGCGGGCACAAATTATTATGCCAGCATAACAAACTGATAGAAAAACATCTAGTATGAAAAAAACTCTACTTTTATTTTTGTTTTTATTGCCTTTTTTAGGGATTGCCCAAAGCGATCTTGTTACTTGGGATAATGCACATTCTTTAGATGCCCATGTTTTAGCATCTCCCTCACAAGTAGCTTCATCACCTATGACTGGAAGCAATCTTCAAATCATAGATTATGTAGGATTTTCTGGCTCACACTGGCCGGCAGGAAGTTTTTATGATCCTTCGAAGTATATTCAAATTTCTATTAAAGCACAAACTGGCTACAAGATTGATTTATCTTCTTTAAAATATGCCTATTATCCTTATGATGGGGGACAGGGATGTCGAAAATATCAAGTAAGATATTCTAAAAATTCTTCATTTCCTTCGGGCGGAACATTATTATTAGACAATCAAAACCCTTCTTTAAGTGGAAAAAACAATGTCACTCTTAATTTTCCTGTTGGAGTAACTTTACTTCCAGAGGAGACTCTTTACATACGTTTTTATGGGTATGATGTAGGAAATGTTTCTTGGCAGGATTCAAGATGGGGATTAGTAAACTTAAGTACATACGAAGGCGGAACATATAATCTTCCAACAATACGAGGCACTGCTTTAGTTTACAATCCTACTTTAACTGCTAACAATGACACAGGAACAAGTGTACAAAATAATTTTACTGTTGTCAATGTTTTAGCAAATGACCTTCAGGCGACTAATCCTATCAATTCTGTAACAATCCAATCTCAATCAGCAAACGGAACAGCGGTTGTAACTTCAGACAATAGAATAAAATTTACTCCTGCTACTGGTTTTACAGGAGCAACTTCTTTTACATACACTATTGGAGACGGGACAAGCACATCAACAGCAACGGTAAATATTACTGTTACTGCACCTTCAATCGATGATTTGGTAAAATGGAATGGCCCAGATTCAGGAGCACCAACTATTATGGCTCCAACGACAGCTGTTGCAGGAGATCCTATGACTCCAGGTTCTGGTTCAATTTTAGAATTTCCAGCTAATGAAGGTTTTAAAGGATATCAATGGCCGACTCAATTTAGTATCGACGAATCAAAGTATTTTCAAGTTACCACTTCTGCACTAACAGGATATAAAATTAAACTGGATAAATTCAACTTTACCTATACTCCTGATTCAAATCATTATGTAGCAAGATATCAAGTAAGGTATTCTAAAGATAATTTTGCAACGAGTTTCTTGCTGCTAGATGAAGCAACAAGTACTGGTACCACAAATAAGTCTTTAGATTTATCAAATATAACTTTGTATCCTAACGAAAAAATAACACTTCGTATTTACGGTTATAAACTAAAACCAAATTCATTTGATGGCTCACCAATATTTTTAGCTAATATCAATACTAAAGGTTCAGGAACAACTCCAACAATTAGAGGAACTGTTTTAAATTATGATCCAACTGATTTAAATGCAAATGATGATCTTATTTCAACACAAGAAAAAAGAGCTGTTGCTTTTAATGCGCTAACAAATGATACAAATACTAGCGGTGCTGTAATCACTTTCACACAGCCAGCAGCATCAACAGGAACCGTTTCCTTAAACGGTAATATATTTACATTTACTCCTGCGGCTACGTTTAAAGGAACAACTTCGTTTACATACACATTAACAAATGGAACTAAATCTTCTACGGCAACTGTTTCAGTGTATGTTACAGATCTTAGTCCAAAATTAATCATCTGGAATGGTGCTGTACAAACTCCAAAAGCAGTTGTGACAGATCCAAACATAACAGGAAATGATCTTACTATTTCTCCTCAAGTAAATGGGTCAGGATTCAATATGGGCATTTATGACAACTATTTCAACATAACTAATGTTCAAAACAATGGTTCAACAACACTGGATCTAAATAGATATGTCCAAATGAGTGTTACGCCAAAAGCAAATTATAAATTGACACTTACACAGTTTAACTTTATCTATAACTCACCAGTAGGAAATGGAAATGAGGGAGCTTCTAAATACGAAGTTCACTATTCAACAGATCCTACTTTTCCAAACGGAGGAACGGTTCTTTTAGGCGCAACAACAGCTGTAAGAGGTGCTGATACACCTGTAACTTTAAATTTCCCGAGTGGAACAACTGTTTCTAGCAGTACAAATCAAACTTTTTACATTAGAATTTATCCTTATGCTGTAGCAGATTTATATAATGGTTATTTCAAAATAAAAAATGATTATGGTGGAGATGTTGGCCCAACACTTTCAGGTGTAGTCGAGCCTTCTAACTCCATAACGGCAGTTGCAGATTTTGCAAATACTGGTTCAAACACTGCTGTTGTAATTCCAGTTTTATCAAATGACTCCAATTACACACCTTTAGCTTCAATCACTGC
This portion of the Flavobacterium panacagri genome encodes:
- a CDS encoding T9SS sorting signal type C domain-containing protein, producing the protein MMRKLLYSFLFFIFLHTAGFGQVLWNNNIDGNNPGNTSPYTTGQIVAPGITVSGISRSTLSGTSLVAANGNDRFNASGWSGTTGANNIVLNNYFEFTLTPSAGNSINFVTLVYSAQTGGSGSSVTNFAVRSSIDGYVANIATPGSSGGTISLSGTSYQGITSSITFRVYAWGGSGTRQYSINDFTFTGTVCFPTTTTPATICQGGSGTLTASSSGATTSNTFSGSWNGAADPTANMPAGGMVNSTTCSFDGTVSRNYNSVNFTVNTTGNYTFKMTDTNSYDGMAYIYTAGLTPGTCSAGWVVGSDDDGAAQTEPRLTTTLTAGVVYTLVSTTWSSTTGTYSGSYAWTVTPPAGGQVTLSPVLWYNSGGTLIGGGSPFNPVGVTGGLADTNTVGTTTFYASSGNASCTRTSATFTINGNNTPISQIGSTYSFCVDSNNTQTTANISAGQYALLNVIQGYTYTFQVGDIFSGNNEKINILNANTDADVSPAATNTGSAGATITNWVAPYSGQVKVVVSTGSCSNNGIAGTGGLTLSLNSVGNTLDDQTLAGTTDNTWRGHIYNWTSATTPPGGTSPTSVTTTTPFSGAEYVGYYNEPGESITQNFGGNDVCFPVLSGGAQRGSIRTEQFAVRYRMRSTKTGCYMVTVRGDDGVRLYVDGVRVVNQWQEQSATTYSNVFVNLTGSSVLVLDYYENGGSNVVEFSMTPFNASSNTITAPATTTVCSGTTPGLIDGSAYQYNGTTVNPTVRFQWESSSSATGPWSNVTTGTGMTSEDYTPAAITGNATQNITYYRRTVTSATSASCSYSSDPISITTNPAATLTRSGGTASQTVCSGSAITNIVYTFGGGATSASVTNLPAGLTSNISGNALTISGTPTAGGTYTVTTTGQASPCTATTANGTITINPAPTLVLTSGTASPTVCPGTAITNIVYTFGGGATGVNVTGLPAGLTSNVSGSTVTISGTPTAGGTYSVATTGQTTPCTAASLGGTVTINSVHTISAGANRTVCQNNAMSNITMTLGGGATGATITGLPAGVTYAVSGTTLTISGTPTVSGQFTYNVTTTGNSCTAATTSGTITVGVGNNTITYSNGTSGFICINAPEDNTNDTDFIAPTGTYFNTVSFASYGTANGSCPSFSINYTCHAPSSQSFVEGRLLGNSGTVKIRATNTNFLPDPCVNTYKYLRVIAYYSQAICSGTAPGEITGSDPSGAGGYSYQWQSSTSATGTFAPITGANAKNYTPGVLTQSMYYRRVVTSGTCTSTSPIILIKVNPRPTAVVSGTTAICNGGSTTVSVALTGTAPWSLSYSNGSATTNVTNITASPYTFNVNPTANTTYTVTALSDANCTAAAGDMTGSAVITVRPRPTATISGTTTTCYGVSTPVSVAFTGTGPWNIWYTYGGSSGTFSTSTNPYTVNVNPTSTTTYEITALSDANCTATVADISAGATITVRPQFTAGAIQSTGQTICYGQNPSQIGGTTAASGGDGTITYRWQSSTDAAFTSPTTISSDTQNYTPAPGLTVSTWYRRQAKDGTCNAFTSSTNVWAVTVRPQFTAGAIQTTGQTICLGQNPSQIGSDTAASGGNGTITYKWQAGGVDIAGSNSATYTPPAGLATTTTYTRFANDGACNTSPTLSTGSWTVTVRSIATTPTVGTKTDVTCLSQGTVALSGLPSGSWQINQSGTATASIPGSGTTTTITGLAQGTYYFTVQTATTCASAQTGAVSIGDQSSTTWTSTGWSNGLPSSSKSVIIASTVGNPFAADMEACRLTISIPNATGDPVVTVPEGITLTITNEVSSNGKLVFESGASLVQTTNAVNTGEIVYKRKISVRRYDLTYWSMPVTRTGFSMHEFSPGTLGDKYYTYDPSGGWTIDYNGITPMVIGKGYSIRAPQNYDINVKADFIGTFTGIPNNGNIPAAVVSGKWNLIGNPYPSAISADKFTADNPGIGALYFWAHVNLPIQSTTDQYLYYKDDFVVYNSLGSTTTGSSNAFQGYIGATQGFIVKAPAATVNFNNDQRRASHNGQFYKTDQSAAVEKNRVWLNFTNASGTFKQILVGYATGATNTTDVDFDAVSMGSNPDIDFYSINNSKKLSIQGRALPFVNSDLIPLGYMLSTAGDYTVAIDHADGLFGSGQDVFLEDKTTGKITNLRLADYTFNSAAGTFNSRFVLRYTSGTLGVDDIESLENSVLVSVKNKVVKITSSKETIKEVNIFDIGAQLLYNKNNVNSSELQISNLQSSDQALLVKITLENGYTFAKKIIYSNL
- a CDS encoding regulatory protein RecX; this encodes MKNPTKCTFTIKEALQKLEHFCAYQERCHQEVVEKLYSLKMTSDEIDSVIVQLIEGNFLNETRFACSFARGKHRIKHWGKIRITSELKARQISSTNITLALKEISSEEYFETFENLADRCWNNLTETNLLKKRKKFCDYMLRRGYESNLVYEKVQELEKK